A section of the Polyangium spumosum genome encodes:
- the tssJ gene encoding type VI secretion system lipoprotein TssJ → MAASASTTSWKRKRTALALASLSLVGLGLGTAFGSFAIGCGPAAPPPEAAKPCDVQIVTLRIYAADNVNPNENQNPRPVVIRLYQLKDEMRMQNATYDEVLLSDKEVLADDIVKVDEVSVFPNDLVEVKFERAKEASTLGGVALFHSPKGQSWKTFYAFPLMPGEAQCGGRESDAGAQADPKTAFFVESTKIDNGSEFDESMFPNATSIRRVNLPKASGGNAPPKAAAPAP, encoded by the coding sequence ATGGCGGCCTCAGCGTCCACCACCTCCTGGAAACGCAAGCGCACGGCCCTGGCCCTCGCCTCACTCTCGTTGGTGGGTCTTGGCCTCGGCACTGCGTTCGGCTCGTTCGCGATCGGCTGCGGCCCCGCGGCACCGCCGCCGGAAGCGGCGAAGCCGTGTGACGTCCAGATCGTCACCCTCCGCATCTACGCCGCGGACAACGTCAACCCCAACGAGAACCAGAACCCGCGCCCCGTCGTCATCCGGCTGTATCAGCTCAAGGACGAGATGCGCATGCAGAACGCGACCTACGACGAGGTCCTCCTCTCCGACAAGGAGGTCCTCGCCGACGACATCGTCAAGGTGGACGAAGTCAGCGTTTTCCCGAACGATCTCGTGGAGGTGAAGTTCGAGCGTGCCAAGGAGGCGAGCACGCTCGGAGGCGTCGCGCTCTTCCACAGCCCGAAGGGGCAGAGCTGGAAGACGTTTTATGCGTTCCCCTTGATGCCGGGCGAGGCCCAGTGCGGCGGGCGCGAGAGCGACGCCGGTGCGCAGGCCGACCCCAAGACTGCCTTCTTCGTCGAGTCCACGAAGATCGACAACGGCAGCGAGTTCGACGAATCGATGTTCCCGAACGCGACATCGATTCGCAGGGTCAACCTCCCGAAGGCGTCGGGCGGCAACGCTCCGCCGAAGGCCGCTGCCCCGGCCCCCTAG
- a CDS encoding DUF3696 domain-containing protein, which yields MIRELHLRAFKRFQDERLRLAPLTLLTGFNSGGKSSAMQALLLLRHATIMAGDGDAPKRAVPLNAPGLTLGNLKAVVNEITGRGEFSAGVDTGSVRVEWTFGSPECPTDSLAIPTTSSTSPPGSTEAATIRRALRTLRFVPADRHGPAETYPLDDPARHEMPGARAELSFGNLWWLLNQDSRNGALRHPDPSVPATFDHQVKAWLTDLFPGVELEARPVDHANLMTLGVRTNAELRFHRPSNVGFGITYVLPVIISLLMAEPGDIVMLENPEAHLHPRAQSRVARLCAKAAAAGVQVIVESHSDHVLNGVRVAVHGGEIAPDDVSVLFFAAPSKEPKASVEHIRVDRRGRLDGWPEGFFDEGDRLLDRLLEPVGSGGP from the coding sequence GTGATCCGTGAGCTTCACCTGCGGGCGTTCAAGCGCTTTCAGGACGAGCGGCTGCGCCTCGCGCCACTCACCTTGCTCACGGGGTTCAACAGCGGTGGCAAGTCGAGCGCGATGCAGGCGCTGCTCCTCCTGCGGCACGCGACGATCATGGCCGGCGACGGCGATGCGCCCAAACGCGCGGTGCCTCTCAACGCGCCCGGGTTGACCCTCGGCAATCTGAAGGCCGTGGTCAACGAGATCACGGGGCGAGGCGAGTTCTCCGCGGGCGTCGACACGGGCTCGGTCCGCGTCGAGTGGACGTTCGGTTCCCCGGAGTGCCCAACCGACAGCCTCGCCATCCCTACCACGTCCTCGACCTCGCCGCCGGGCAGCACGGAGGCTGCGACGATCAGGCGCGCGCTTCGAACGCTCCGGTTCGTCCCGGCCGACCGACATGGGCCCGCGGAGACGTATCCTCTCGACGACCCTGCCCGTCACGAGATGCCGGGCGCGCGCGCGGAACTCTCGTTCGGCAACCTGTGGTGGCTCCTGAACCAGGACTCGAGGAATGGAGCGCTTCGGCATCCAGACCCGTCGGTGCCCGCGACGTTTGATCATCAGGTCAAAGCATGGCTGACAGACCTGTTTCCCGGCGTGGAGCTGGAGGCGCGCCCCGTCGACCACGCGAACCTGATGACGCTTGGTGTTCGAACGAACGCCGAGCTTCGGTTCCATCGGCCGAGCAACGTGGGCTTCGGCATCACGTACGTTCTTCCCGTGATCATCTCGCTCCTCATGGCTGAACCGGGAGACATCGTGATGCTCGAGAACCCAGAGGCACATCTGCACCCGCGTGCCCAGTCGCGCGTCGCGCGCCTCTGCGCGAAGGCTGCGGCGGCGGGCGTGCAGGTGATCGTGGAGTCACATAGTGACCACGTGCTCAACGGGGTGCGCGTCGCCGTGCATGGAGGTGAGATCGCTCCGGATGACGTCTCGGTCTTGTTCTTCGCGGCTCCGTCCAAAGAGCCCAAGGCGAGCGTCGAGCACATCCGCGTCGATCGTAGAGGTCGGCTCGACGGCTGGCCGGAAGGGTTCTTCGACGAAGGAGACCGTCTGCTTGACCGTCTGCTCGAGCCGGTGGGATCGGGGGGACCGTGA
- a CDS encoding DUF262 domain-containing protein has translation MSAGRVVLPKSEAEIEALDDETASGLEGYPLDTVLIRTEPRTIQDVLRRIDKGFIKLDPDFQRDFLWDEGRQSRLIESVLMRIPLPVFYVAEDAEGKLVVVDGLQRLTTFKQFNEGKLKLTLKNPDLDAKNVEGLPPKLRNRFEDGQLLFYVIDAKAPEKVRLDIFDRVNSGVALTRQQMRNALYSGPATRLLRELAGSAEFKEASAEALDKRKYREEQRDREVINRFLAFHVLGWKSYGTKGAADMDEFLGRALRLVNKMSTVEREDVRSAFLRSMERNRRIFGRHAFCKHESADDRKHPFNVALFEVFSVLLALYAEGEGEAGDTALRSAFYKLMRDSRFARSISAATTAVETVHTRFERAEKMVRGVLGDP, from the coding sequence ATGAGCGCAGGCCGTGTAGTGCTGCCCAAAAGCGAAGCTGAGATCGAGGCGCTGGATGATGAAACAGCTTCGGGTCTCGAAGGCTACCCACTCGACACCGTGCTTATCCGGACGGAGCCACGCACGATCCAGGACGTGCTTCGGCGGATCGACAAAGGCTTCATCAAGCTCGACCCTGACTTTCAGCGTGATTTCCTTTGGGACGAAGGACGGCAAAGCCGACTCATCGAGTCCGTTCTCATGCGGATCCCCTTACCCGTCTTCTACGTCGCTGAGGATGCCGAGGGGAAGTTGGTGGTCGTCGATGGGCTACAGCGTCTGACGACATTCAAGCAGTTCAACGAGGGGAAGCTGAAGCTAACGCTCAAGAATCCGGACTTGGATGCGAAAAACGTTGAGGGCCTTCCCCCCAAGCTGCGCAACCGCTTCGAGGACGGACAGCTACTCTTCTACGTCATCGATGCGAAGGCGCCGGAAAAGGTGCGCCTGGATATCTTTGATCGGGTGAACTCGGGCGTCGCACTGACCCGGCAGCAGATGCGCAACGCCCTTTACAGCGGACCTGCCACGAGGCTCCTACGAGAACTCGCGGGGTCCGCTGAGTTCAAAGAGGCATCGGCAGAGGCGCTCGACAAGAGGAAGTATCGAGAGGAACAGCGAGACCGAGAGGTTATCAACCGCTTTCTCGCTTTCCACGTGCTCGGGTGGAAGTCGTACGGAACCAAGGGTGCGGCCGACATGGACGAGTTCCTCGGGCGCGCGCTACGCCTCGTCAACAAGATGTCCACCGTCGAACGTGAGGATGTCCGATCCGCCTTCTTGCGCAGCATGGAGAGGAACCGACGAATCTTCGGGCGACACGCATTTTGCAAGCATGAGAGCGCGGACGATCGGAAGCATCCGTTCAACGTCGCGCTGTTCGAGGTGTTCTCCGTCTTGCTCGCGCTCTATGCCGAGGGGGAGGGCGAGGCAGGCGATACGGCGTTGCGATCGGCGTTCTACAAGCTCATGCGGGACTCCCGGTTCGCACGGTCGATCAGCGCAGCCACCACCGCTGTTGAGACCGTACACACGCGCTTCGAACGCGCCGAGAAGATGGTGCGGGGGGTGCTCGGTGATCCGTGA
- a CDS encoding DUF6261 family protein — protein MARYGYSSVTDKGFSAFAKELHAGAWKGIEIEAYDVPDRMPKASLIEASRPVTLKLRLAWGIRDLDEALGVSGDVIGQLDTEWDAAQRALHLYLGSEAEQKDPERKAAAERLRGSLLAGAGTEQTTYGYEEEVDFGYQQITRAKKAPLEADVQKVGLGPYLARVEEATNALAKGIGREGGKKRTAPSKRLREAMGASSTAFNAVHEDLDFLIEHTRAGKERSMLEGLRAPLIALLERYPAKAKGEGVAAETGEGEATG, from the coding sequence ATGGCGAGGTATGGATACAGCTCCGTGACGGACAAGGGGTTCTCCGCGTTCGCGAAGGAGCTTCACGCAGGGGCATGGAAGGGGATCGAGATCGAGGCGTACGACGTGCCGGATCGGATGCCGAAGGCGTCCTTGATCGAGGCTTCACGGCCCGTGACCTTGAAGCTCAGGCTGGCGTGGGGGATCCGGGATCTGGATGAGGCGCTCGGCGTGTCAGGTGACGTGATCGGGCAGCTCGATACGGAGTGGGACGCGGCGCAGCGGGCGCTGCATCTGTATCTCGGGTCGGAGGCAGAGCAGAAGGATCCGGAGCGAAAGGCGGCGGCGGAGCGGCTGCGCGGATCGTTGCTCGCAGGCGCGGGGACGGAGCAGACGACGTACGGGTACGAGGAAGAGGTGGACTTCGGCTACCAGCAGATCACGAGGGCCAAGAAGGCGCCGCTCGAAGCAGACGTGCAGAAGGTGGGGCTCGGGCCCTATCTCGCGCGGGTGGAAGAGGCGACGAACGCGCTGGCGAAGGGGATCGGGCGGGAAGGAGGGAAGAAGCGGACGGCGCCGTCGAAGCGGCTGCGCGAGGCGATGGGCGCGAGCTCGACGGCGTTCAACGCGGTGCACGAGGATCTCGATTTTCTGATCGAGCACACGCGTGCAGGGAAGGAGCGGTCGATGCTGGAGGGGCTGCGGGCTCCGTTGATCGCGCTGCTGGAGCGCTACCCAGCCAAGGCAAAGGGGGAGGGCGTGGCTGCCGAGACGGGGGAGGGGGAAGCGACGGGCTGA
- the tssH gene encoding type VI secretion system ATPase TssH, giving the protein MMLVEAKSIIKRLTKVCTAALEAAVVQCVNARHYEVTVEHLLLALLDDANSDIAFIVMHYDLDPARLRQALQRSLSDLRTGNAGKPVFSPTMLEWMQDAFVVGSMEYGWTKVRSGALFARLVNQPTRYSMSGIGALLEGVSREDVKNNLPKIISGSKEDGETAPVAAGGAGGGAGPGGLPQGAASASADSALAKYCVDYTGRARAGQIDPIFGREGEIRQMIDILGRRRKNNPIIVGDSGVGKTALVEGMALMIVNNQVPPLMQGVEIMGLDLGLLQAGAGVKGEFENRMKQVISEIKGSPKPIILFIDEAHTIIGAGNQQGAGDAANLLKPALARGELRTIAATTWAEYKKYFEKDAALARRFQPVKVDEPSEAVAITMIRGLRPKFEEAHNVIVSDEAVVAAVKLSARYISGRLLPDKAVDLLDTCSARVKIALQQKPAQVEDIEVRIDTMTRELEALRRDRDAGLTIEQERVEYLEDRIAKSKVELENTRVAYDNESAGAKKILEARTRMNEAKTTEEKDAIRREVVAAIDELHKSQGEVPLLRPDVDEAMVAAVVSAWTGIPVGKMVSDSVKALVEMESRLNTRIKGQKYALETVAKELRAARAGLKPQNTPMGVFLFVGPSGVGKTETALALADMLFGGERMMVTINMSEFQEKHTTSRLIGSPPGYVGYGEGGMLTEGVRQRPYTVVLLDECEKADPDVMNLFYQVFDKGMLTDGTGLLVDFKNTVIIMTSNLATDKITNHVVSAWEENREPVIREIYEEIKPTLSAHFKPALLARMTVVPYIPISPAALGEITRLKLNGLVDRLKKSQKIDATYSDRMVDLIASRCTEVDTGARNIDHIMRASLLPMLSQEILTKMAEGVMPKKLFIDIDDQKNFTATFPE; this is encoded by the coding sequence ATGATGCTCGTCGAAGCCAAATCCATCATCAAGCGGCTCACCAAAGTCTGCACTGCTGCGCTCGAGGCGGCGGTCGTCCAATGCGTCAATGCTCGGCATTACGAGGTGACGGTCGAGCACTTGCTGCTCGCGCTCCTCGACGACGCGAACTCCGACATCGCGTTCATCGTGATGCACTACGACCTCGATCCCGCGCGCCTGCGGCAGGCCCTTCAGAGGAGCCTCTCGGATTTGCGCACGGGCAACGCGGGCAAGCCCGTCTTCTCCCCGACGATGCTCGAGTGGATGCAGGACGCGTTCGTCGTCGGGTCGATGGAGTACGGCTGGACGAAGGTGCGCAGCGGCGCGCTCTTCGCCCGCCTCGTCAACCAGCCGACGCGTTACTCGATGAGCGGCATCGGCGCGCTGCTCGAGGGTGTCTCCCGCGAGGACGTCAAGAACAACCTCCCGAAGATCATCTCGGGCTCGAAGGAGGACGGCGAGACGGCCCCTGTCGCGGCAGGCGGGGCGGGCGGCGGAGCGGGCCCGGGCGGGCTGCCGCAGGGCGCGGCGAGCGCCTCGGCGGACTCGGCGCTGGCGAAGTACTGCGTGGACTACACGGGCCGCGCGCGCGCCGGCCAGATCGATCCGATCTTCGGCCGTGAGGGCGAGATCCGGCAGATGATCGACATCCTCGGTCGTCGGCGGAAGAACAACCCGATCATCGTCGGCGACAGCGGCGTCGGCAAGACGGCGCTCGTCGAGGGCATGGCGCTCATGATCGTGAACAACCAGGTCCCGCCGCTCATGCAGGGCGTGGAGATCATGGGCCTCGATCTCGGCCTGCTCCAGGCCGGCGCGGGCGTGAAGGGCGAGTTCGAGAACCGGATGAAGCAGGTCATCTCGGAGATCAAGGGTTCGCCGAAGCCGATCATCCTCTTCATCGACGAGGCGCACACGATCATCGGCGCCGGCAACCAGCAGGGCGCGGGCGACGCGGCGAACTTGCTCAAGCCCGCCCTCGCGCGCGGCGAGCTGCGCACGATCGCGGCCACGACGTGGGCCGAGTACAAGAAGTACTTCGAGAAGGACGCGGCGCTCGCGCGGCGCTTCCAGCCCGTGAAGGTGGACGAGCCGAGCGAGGCCGTCGCCATCACCATGATCCGCGGCCTCCGGCCGAAGTTCGAGGAGGCGCACAACGTCATCGTCTCGGACGAGGCGGTCGTCGCGGCGGTCAAGCTCTCGGCGCGTTACATCTCGGGTCGCCTCCTGCCGGACAAGGCGGTCGATCTGCTCGACACGTGCTCGGCGCGCGTGAAGATCGCGCTCCAGCAGAAGCCCGCGCAGGTCGAGGACATCGAGGTCCGCATCGACACGATGACCCGCGAGCTCGAGGCGCTGCGGCGTGACCGCGACGCGGGCCTCACGATCGAGCAGGAGCGCGTCGAGTACCTCGAGGACCGGATCGCGAAGTCGAAGGTCGAGCTCGAGAACACGCGCGTCGCCTACGACAACGAGTCGGCGGGCGCGAAGAAGATCCTCGAGGCGCGCACGCGCATGAACGAGGCGAAGACGACGGAGGAGAAGGACGCGATCCGTCGTGAGGTCGTGGCGGCGATCGACGAGCTGCACAAGAGCCAGGGCGAGGTGCCGCTGCTCCGGCCCGACGTCGACGAGGCGATGGTCGCGGCCGTCGTCAGCGCCTGGACGGGCATCCCCGTCGGCAAGATGGTCTCGGACAGCGTCAAGGCGCTCGTCGAGATGGAGTCGCGCCTGAACACCCGCATCAAGGGCCAGAAGTACGCCCTCGAGACGGTGGCGAAGGAGCTCCGCGCGGCGCGCGCGGGCCTCAAGCCGCAGAACACGCCGATGGGGGTCTTCCTCTTCGTCGGCCCGTCCGGCGTCGGCAAGACGGAGACGGCGCTCGCGCTCGCCGACATGCTCTTCGGCGGCGAGCGCATGATGGTCACGATCAACATGTCCGAGTTCCAGGAGAAGCACACGACCTCCCGGCTCATCGGCTCGCCGCCCGGCTACGTCGGCTACGGCGAGGGCGGCATGTTGACCGAGGGCGTTCGCCAGCGTCCGTATACGGTCGTCTTGCTCGACGAGTGCGAGAAGGCGGATCCGGACGTGATGAACCTGTTCTACCAGGTGTTCGACAAGGGCATGCTCACGGACGGCACGGGCCTGCTCGTCGACTTCAAGAACACGGTCATCATCATGACCTCGAACCTCGCGACGGATAAGATCACGAACCACGTGGTCTCGGCGTGGGAGGAGAACCGCGAGCCGGTCATCCGCGAGATTTACGAGGAGATCAAGCCGACGCTCTCCGCGCACTTCAAGCCCGCGCTGCTCGCGCGTATGACCGTCGTGCCGTACATCCCGATCTCGCCCGCCGCGCTCGGCGAGATCACGCGGCTCAAGCTGAACGGCCTCGTCGATCGCCTGAAGAAGAGCCAGAAGATCGACGCGACGTACTCGGATCGCATGGTCGATCTCATCGCGAGCCGCTGCACCGAGGTCGACACGGGCGCCCGCAACATCGACCACATCATGCGCGCGTCGCTCTTGCCGATGCTGTCGCAGGAGATCCTCACGAAGATGGCCGAGGGCGTGATGCCGAAGAAGCTCTTCATCGACATCGACGATCAGAAGAACTTCACGGCGACGTTCCCGGAGTGA
- a CDS encoding lytic transglycosylase domain-containing protein, translating into MSLLHRIPPLVSALAFGYGVGMSAPDAALAPVQAAVVAVAPQAPGAPRAEGAPMPLVVDPSRARLVGEPARGGIRAAQMGGPESDRLGRLREVEARAVMRGESSPYDRPTYSRPPRLASDAREGEGAEVDDLDTAGAEALSRLQLPDLKVSITRRTLKYVRFFTRTDRGRGMFETWLKRSGRYQDLIQAELREWRLPEDLIWVSMIESGFDARAKSPAGAMGLWQFMPATGAVYGLEQNKHVDQRKNPKLATRAAAHHLRDLYLRFGSWDLALAAYNMGYEQLLDRIDRYGTADFNELARQEALPSETASYVPKIAAAALVANNLERFGFDQVELVRPFDAAEIAAPPGLSLKTLAKAAGVPLKTVKQLNPDLLGDKLPPGRGDFLVNVPAESLSRAHTMLPVLLQTEPIVTEDAAVLDPVDLLGGRDFVRRRAARRDNDSLLSLLPAWKKRRALRDPVEELAAQAGVSPADDDEGDEEPFKPRKKRAGRKTVLYKVGQGDTLIGVARQFAMDVEDVARDNKLGEEDKLRAGSILRLRVKPGVLGALDLNAAEGGEAGAKAEEAQRRIIEPGASASASKDKEKGKAKASSDAARSSEKTGPQKDRAAGRKGSRGRSRG; encoded by the coding sequence ATGAGCCTCCTGCACAGGATTCCGCCCCTCGTTTCGGCCCTTGCCTTCGGGTACGGCGTGGGGATGAGCGCGCCGGACGCGGCGCTCGCTCCGGTTCAGGCCGCCGTGGTGGCGGTCGCGCCGCAGGCGCCGGGGGCGCCGCGGGCCGAGGGCGCGCCGATGCCGCTCGTCGTGGATCCGTCGCGGGCGCGTCTCGTGGGCGAGCCTGCGCGAGGCGGGATCCGAGCGGCGCAGATGGGCGGGCCCGAGTCGGATCGCCTCGGCAGGTTGCGGGAGGTCGAGGCGCGGGCCGTGATGCGTGGGGAGTCGTCGCCCTACGATCGGCCGACGTACTCGCGTCCGCCGCGGCTCGCCTCGGACGCGCGGGAAGGGGAGGGGGCCGAGGTCGACGATCTCGACACGGCGGGCGCAGAGGCGCTCTCGCGGCTGCAACTGCCGGACCTGAAGGTGTCGATCACGCGGCGCACGTTGAAGTACGTCCGCTTCTTCACGCGCACCGATCGGGGACGCGGGATGTTCGAGACCTGGCTCAAGCGGAGCGGCCGGTACCAGGACCTCATCCAGGCGGAGCTGCGCGAGTGGCGTTTGCCCGAGGATCTGATCTGGGTCTCGATGATCGAGAGCGGGTTCGACGCGCGGGCGAAGTCGCCGGCGGGGGCGATGGGGCTCTGGCAGTTCATGCCGGCGACGGGCGCGGTGTACGGGCTCGAGCAGAACAAGCACGTCGACCAGCGGAAGAACCCGAAGCTCGCGACGCGCGCGGCCGCGCACCACCTGCGCGATCTCTACCTGCGCTTCGGGAGCTGGGACCTCGCGCTCGCGGCGTACAACATGGGCTACGAGCAGCTCCTCGACCGGATCGATCGTTACGGCACGGCCGACTTCAACGAGCTCGCGCGGCAGGAGGCGCTGCCCTCGGAGACGGCGTCGTACGTCCCGAAGATCGCGGCGGCGGCGCTCGTCGCGAACAACCTCGAGCGGTTCGGCTTCGATCAGGTCGAGCTCGTGCGTCCCTTCGACGCCGCCGAGATCGCGGCGCCGCCCGGTTTGTCGCTCAAGACCCTGGCGAAGGCGGCCGGCGTGCCGCTGAAGACCGTGAAGCAGCTCAACCCCGATCTGCTCGGGGACAAACTCCCGCCGGGGCGCGGTGACTTCCTCGTGAACGTCCCGGCCGAGTCGCTCTCGCGCGCGCACACGATGTTGCCCGTGCTCTTGCAGACCGAGCCGATCGTGACGGAGGACGCGGCCGTGCTCGATCCGGTCGATCTGCTCGGCGGTCGCGATTTCGTGCGGCGTCGCGCGGCGAGGCGGGACAACGACAGCCTGCTCTCGCTCTTGCCTGCGTGGAAGAAGCGGCGCGCGCTCCGGGATCCGGTCGAGGAGCTCGCGGCGCAGGCGGGCGTGTCGCCCGCGGACGACGACGAGGGCGACGAGGAGCCGTTCAAGCCGCGCAAGAAGCGCGCGGGGCGCAAGACGGTGCTTTACAAGGTTGGTCAGGGCGACACGCTCATCGGAGTCGCGCGGCAATTCGCGATGGATGTGGAGGACGTGGCGCGGGACAACAAGCTCGGCGAAGAGGACAAACTCCGCGCAGGATCCATTTTGAGGCTCCGCGTCAAGCCCGGCGTGCTCGGCGCGCTCGATCTCAACGCGGCCGAGGGGGGTGAGGCGGGCGCCAAGGCCGAGGAGGCGCAACGTCGGATCATCGAGCCGGGGGCGAGCGCGAGCGCGAGCAAAGACAAAGAAAAGGGCAAGGCCAAGGCCTCCTCCGACGCGGCGCGTTCGAGCGAGAAGACGGGACCGCAAAAGGACCGCGCCGCTGGACGGAAAGGATCGCGGGGCCGATCGCGCGGATGA
- a CDS encoding type VI secretion system-associated FHA domain protein, whose amino-acid sequence MPLALVARVIDTQANQSFDVTFERFPIRIGRNQLNDLHIDRPYVSQFHLAIDVRDNRQIIVKDLGSTNGTVFAGRRLTRDTPTDVTSTPELTIGPIVMRMQLIDAAPKKREAPKDGTVLDFAHEQSGNAAASWKQQQKPITPGAEDGYVRQLHPYVEAYRAAWGGVYRVIYDHLPRLSPEVRQNYLKRVAMEQPTIAAEQDFQKLSQYYGVDPRMLGEPSPAQAAHAAMIELSRTLAPGAKPIEDVESVLTFGRKLRDAMEVFLKCFVSLRNGYQEFEAEMLAREVTPDENDRVASAKDEKELGNVLLGPQGNPDAPRQLQDIFVDVMSHQVALINGVMEGVRTLLTKLSPKSIEEELERRGKKGGLFSNKFEALWKLYEVVHGDYAGEQKETFLIIFGPQFSRAYAATAGDDEKTTGDAGAKNRSRFTLSANQLKR is encoded by the coding sequence ATGCCGCTGGCGCTCGTGGCCCGGGTCATCGATACCCAGGCCAATCAAAGCTTCGACGTCACATTCGAGCGCTTCCCCATCCGCATCGGTCGCAACCAGCTCAACGATCTGCACATCGATCGGCCGTACGTCTCGCAGTTCCACCTGGCCATCGACGTCCGCGACAACCGGCAGATCATCGTCAAGGATCTCGGCTCGACGAACGGCACCGTGTTCGCGGGCCGCCGCCTGACGCGCGACACGCCGACCGACGTCACGAGCACGCCGGAGCTCACGATCGGCCCGATCGTGATGCGCATGCAGCTCATCGACGCGGCGCCGAAGAAACGCGAGGCGCCGAAGGACGGGACGGTGCTCGACTTCGCCCACGAGCAGTCCGGCAACGCCGCGGCGTCGTGGAAGCAGCAGCAGAAGCCGATCACGCCCGGCGCCGAGGACGGCTACGTGCGGCAGCTCCACCCTTACGTCGAGGCCTACCGTGCGGCCTGGGGTGGTGTGTACCGCGTGATCTACGATCACCTGCCGCGCCTGTCGCCCGAGGTGCGGCAGAACTACCTGAAGCGCGTCGCGATGGAGCAGCCGACCATCGCGGCCGAGCAGGACTTCCAGAAGCTCTCGCAGTACTACGGCGTGGACCCGCGGATGCTCGGCGAGCCGAGCCCCGCGCAGGCCGCGCACGCCGCGATGATCGAGCTCTCGCGGACGCTCGCGCCCGGCGCCAAGCCGATCGAGGACGTCGAGAGTGTCCTGACGTTCGGCCGGAAGCTGCGCGACGCGATGGAGGTGTTCCTCAAGTGCTTCGTGAGCCTGCGGAACGGCTACCAGGAGTTCGAGGCCGAGATGCTGGCCCGCGAGGTGACGCCCGACGAGAACGATCGCGTGGCCTCGGCGAAGGACGAGAAGGAGCTCGGCAACGTGCTGCTCGGCCCCCAAGGCAACCCGGACGCGCCGAGGCAGCTCCAGGACATCTTCGTCGACGTGATGAGCCACCAGGTGGCCCTCATCAACGGCGTGATGGAGGGCGTGCGTACGCTGCTCACGAAGCTGTCCCCGAAGTCGATCGAGGAGGAGCTCGAGCGGCGCGGCAAGAAGGGCGGGTTATTCTCCAACAAATTCGAAGCTCTCTGGAAGCTCTACGAGGTCGTCCACGGCGACTACGCTGGAGAACAGAAAGAGACCTTCCTGATTATTTTTGGCCCACAGTTCTCTCGCGCGTACGCTGCAACTGCCGGGGATGACGAGAAAACCACCGGCGACGCGGGTGCGAAGAACCGCAGCCGCTTCACCCTCTCGGCGAACCAGCTCAAACGATGA